From a region of the Prunus dulcis unplaced genomic scaffold, ALMONDv2, whole genome shotgun sequence genome:
- the LOC117612402 gene encoding gamma-glutamyl peptidase 5-like — translation MEILSRALGGKSGRAITGWDIGIRTVHLSASSKAFSSLKIPALLSIYEIHRDEVWELPPKAELIAWSEKTGVEMFKYGDHIMGIQGHPEYTKDILLNLIDRLVKLEYIVDTETEELKAKLQASEPDQEAWKSLCRSFLKGEL, via the exons ATGGAG ATTTTGAGCCGTGCGTTGGGAGGAAAATCCGGCAGGGCCATCACCGGGTGGGACATAGGAATCCGGACCGTCCACTTGTCAGCATCTTCCAAGGCTTTCTCATCTCTCAAAATTCCAGCTCTTCTCTCCATATATGAAATCCATCGAGATGAG GTGTGGGAGCTTCCTCCTAAGGCTGAGTTGATTGCATGGTCGGAGAAGACTGGGGTGGAGATGTTCAAGTATGGAGATCACATCATGGGCATCCAAGGCCACCCTGAGTACACCAAGGACATCCTTCTCAACCTTATTGATCGTCTCGTGAAACTCGAATACATCGTG GACACTGAAACTGAGGAGTTGAAGGCCAAGCTGCAGGCGAGTGAGCCAGACCAAGAGGCATGGAAGAGTCTCTGCAGAAGCTTTCTCAAGGGAGAATTATGA